The Mesorhizobium opportunistum WSM2075 DNA window TCAATGGCCTCTTGGCCTTCGCCCGCACCGCCGAACTCGGCAGTTTCATCGCCGCCGGCCGTGCGCTCGGCATCTCGGCTTCCGCCGTCGGCAAGAGCGTCGCACGGCTCGAACAGGAGCTCGGCGTGCGGCTCCTGCAGCGCAGCACGCGACGTGTCGGCCTGACCGAGGAGGGCAGACTGTTCGACGAGCGGGTGCGGCGCATCCTGGACGACATCGACGATGCCGAGGCAATGCTGTCGCGGACACGCGAGACGCCACGCGGGCGGCTGCGTATCTCGACCCCGATCGTCACCTACCATCTGCTGCTGCCGGTGCTGTCGGAGTTCATGGCCCGCTATCCCGAGATCGAGCTCGATATCGATTTCAACGATCGCGTCGTCGACGTCATCGAGGAGGGCATCGATGTCGCGATCAGAAGTGGCGAGCTGCCCGATTCACGGTTGGTGTCGAGACCCGTTGCGCCGTTTCGTATGCTCTTGTGCGCGGCGCCCTCCTACCTCGACCGCCATGGCACTCCGAGCGTGCCGGCGGATCTCATCAGGCATTTCGGCATAAACTTCCGCTTTCTCAACAGCGGCAGGCTGCTGGACTGGCCGTTCACCACTGGTAGTGCCGAACCGCAGATCCGCTCGATGCTAACCTGCAACAATATGGAAGCCTTGAAGGGCGCTACGCTCGCCGGCCTCGGTATCGCCTGCATGCCCGATTTCCTGGTCCGCGAGGCGCTCCACGACAGCAAGCTGCGCATCGTGCTGGACGATCATGTCGACGGCCGTGGCCAGTTCCGGATGCTATGGCCCTCCAATCGCCATCTGTCGCCGAAGGTGCGCGTTTTCGTCGATTTCCTTCCCGAACGCCTTGCAGCACCGCGATAGGCCGGCATAAATCAGATCTCCGACGGCCCATCCAAAAATATGATTACTTAAGTCAAGTTTCTTGTGGAAACGACGGCGGCGCTGTGGCATGCCGGCGATGGCGACGAGGCCAAGATCTTTCGGCGGCTTCGCTTGAACCGCTATCGAAGGATTTCAGCGATGGACCAGTTGAGCGCACAGACCCGTATCAGCGATGAAGCGGTGAGGTCGGCGATCGAGCATCTGCGCACCGAGCACGGCGAATTCGAGATCGAGACCGGTGCCGCCGATCGATGGGAGCTTCGCCTCTATTACGGGTCGTTGAGCGCCACGCTCGACGGCAACGCCATGCTGATCCGCGTCGCGGCGACGGACGAGACCTGCCTCTCCTACATGAAGATGACGGTCGCCGGCCATGTTGCCCAGCATCTCGGCACCACCAGCGGATTGCGTTGGGAAGGCGATGGCAGCGATGCCGGCACGCCGGTCTTCTTCCGCAAGATCACGGTGATGTCGTCGACGCGGATCTCGCCGCACATGCAGCGCCTGCGTTTCGCCGGCAAGGATCTCGGCCGTTTTGCCCATGGCGGACTGCACATGCGGCTGCTTTTGCCGCCGCGTGGCCGGCGGCCGGTCTGGCCCACGCTTGGCGCTGACGGCCTGCTTGTCTGGCCCTCCGGGAAGGATGCGCTGACCGTGCGGGTCTACACGATCCGGACGATCGACGCCGCAAGCGGCTGGCTCGATGTCGATTTCGTACTGCATCCCGGCCAGGATACGCCCGCCGCCTTCGCGCAGAACGCACGGGTTGGAGATGTCATCGGCATGATCGGGCCCGGCGGCGGCGAGGCGCCGGAGGCGCAGACTTTGCTTCTGGCCGGCGACGACACGGCGCTGCCCGCTATTGGCAGAATCCTGGAGCACCTGCCGCCGTCGACCCGCGCCGAGGCGCTCATCGAGGTCGATGGTCCGGATGACCGGATCGCGTTGCCGCAAGGCGAGAACATCGACGTCACCTGGCTCTACCGGCACGGCCGCGAGGCCGGCACGGCCAGCCTGCTGCCAGGCGCTTTGCGGGAGCGCAGCCACGCCGCGCTTGCCGACGGGCTCCATGTCTGGGCCGGATGCGAATTCGCCGACTTCCGCGAGATCCGCAAGATCGTACGCAAGGAGTGGGGCCTTGCGCGCGACAGGCATCTGGTCACCGCCTATTGGCGCCGCGGCGCGCTGGGCGAAAATGGGGGCGGCGAGGAATAGCCGCTGCCCCCTGCGACGAGCTGATCTCAGAAACGATAGCGCAGGCTGGCGAACAGCGAGCGGCCTTCGTCACGGTAGCAATAGCCGGCCGAGCAGATGGTCTTTTGGCTGTCGAACAGGTTCTTGGCGTTAACCTGCAGCCTGACGCCTTCGAGCCTGGGATTGCGGATGCCGAAATCATAGGACAGCGAGGCGTCGACAAAGGCGCGCGCGCTGTTCTTGAAAGTGTTGGCGTCGTCGCCATAGCTCGAGCCGGCAACGCGCACGCCGGTGCCCAGCCCCAGCCCTTCCAGCGTGCCGTTCTCGAACTGGTAGTGACCCCAGAGCGACAGGATGTGATTGGGTGTCGCCGACAGTTCCTTGCCATCGGTGTCCGTGGCGCCGCGCTCGATCCTGACACGCTGATAGGTGTAGGAGGCGATGAAGCTGAAGCCGTTGCCGAGCGAGGCATTGGCTTCCAGCTCGACACCGCGCGAATTGAGGTCGAGCTGGCGCTGCTTGTTGACGTTGGTCGAGGCGTCGAAGACGACGCCATCCTTCTGGTCGATGTCGAACAAGGCGGCGCTTACGGTCGCGTTGTGGTCGGGGATCTCATATTTGACGCCGATCTCCTTCTGCGTGGCGATGGTCGGGCGGGCGACGCGGCCGACCGTACTGGAGACGTCGTCATAGACGAAGCCGATGTTGGGCGAGAAGGAGGTCGAATAGTTGACGTATGGGATGATGCCCCACTCGGTCCGGTAGGACAGGCCGAGCCGGCCGGAGAAGGCATTGTCCTTCTGCTTCGACTGGCTGAAATCGGCTGATGTGGAGGTGGTATCGACCCAGTCGTAGCGGCCGCTGGTGAACAGGGTGAAGTCGTTCCACTCCATCTGGTCGTGCAGGTAGACGCCGAGCTGGTTCATCTCCTGCCCGCCGGAATGGGGAACGGGCATCGCCTTGATGTCGTCGACCGAGACATAGGACAGGCCGCTGGCGGCATCGTAGTCCGACCAGGCATAGTCGATGCCGGCGACGGCGGTGTGCCTGACCGGCCCGGTGTCGAACTCGAACTGCGCCATGTTGTCGACGACGAAGTTCTTCATCGTCTCGGTATAGTGGCCCCAATAGCGCTCCAGCGGCTGGTTGGCGCCGGGCAAATAGTGGCCGCTGTATTCGATATCGCTGTCGACGGCGTTGTAGCGCAGGTTCTGGCGCACCGTCAGCACATCGTTGAAGCGGTGCTCGAACTCATAGCCGATACGCCCCTGGTTCTGGGTGAAATCGTTCCAGGCGGGATCGCCCTCGTAGATGTTGGAGAGCACGCCATAGCCCGGATTGTAGAAGGCAGCGGTGCCGCCGGTGACCGATTTCGAATATTCGCCGAGGATGGTGAGCTTGGTGTCCTCGTCTGGCTTGAAGGTGATCGCCGGCGCCAAATAAAGCTTGTCGTCGGGATAGGCCGGCAGATCGGTTTCGCCCAGGCGGCCAAGGCTGGTGAAGCGATAGAGGATGCTGCCGTCCTCGTTCACCGGTCCGGAAGCGTCAAGGGCTGCCTGGAACCGGTCGTGCTCGCCGGCCAGCAGTTCGATCTCGTGGAACGGCTCATCCTTGGGACGCTTGGTGACGACGTTGACGATGCCGCCGGGGCCGCTGACGCCATAGAGCGAGGGCGCCGGGCCCTTCAGGATGGTGACCCCCTCGATGCCGTAGGGCTCGGTCTTGAACCAGGCGGAGGGGCCGTTGTACTGGCGCAGCCCGTCGCGGAACATGCCGTTGTAGAAGGCCGGGAAACCGCGCAGGAAGAAGGCGTCATAGCGGGTGTCGAAGCCGAAGCTGTTGGGATTGGCGCTGGCCGTGTAGCCGAGCGCCTCGTTCAGCGTGCGCGGCTTCTGATCCTCGATCTGCTTTTGCGTCACCACCGAAATGGCCTGCGGGATCTCCGCGATCGGCGTGTCGGCCTTGGTGCCGATGCGATCCTTCTTGGCGACATAGCCATCCTGCACCAGGATCTCGTTGCTCTGCGCGGTGACCTCGATCTGGCCGAGCACCGTGGCCTCGCCACTGTCCTGCGCATGAGCAGCCAAGGGTTGACCAAGTATCGCCGCGCTGCCCAGCAACGATATCCCCAGGCGCCATGTCGTCGGCCGTGCTCGCATCCACTCGTCTCCACTGTCTCATGTCAGATTGCGTCCTCGCGCTCTCAAATATGAGTATGTGAGTCAAGTATTTTTTGCGACTTACGCCCAAGCTGTCGAGGGTTTTCGCGCAGCGGCCACGCGGGTCGGGATTCGACCGGTCAAATCATGAGGCCGAAGCGAGCGGTTTTGCCTATTCCCGGATGCTTCTGGCCACCAGCCGCGCGACGCTCGGGCCGACCAGCAGCACGACGAGGAAACGTGCCGATTGCAGCGCCATGACGAAGGAGATGTCGACGTTCCGCGCGGCGGCCGCGATGATGGCGACGCTGTCCATGCCGCCGGGGCTGGTCGCCAGATAGGCGGTCAGCGGATCGATGCCGAGGAGATGGCTGATCAGGAAGGCGAGCCCGCCGCAAAAGGCGATCAACGCCACGATCGAGGCGATGATCTGCGGCAGGGCGCGCGTTGCATGGCGCAGGATCGGCCGGGTGAAGTTCAATCCGATCGACCAGCCGACCATGGCGTAGCTGACGGCCAGCAGCCAGGGCGGCAATTGCATCTCCACGCCAAGGCCGAGATGGATGACGGTGCCGAAGATGAAGGTACCGAGGAAAAACGGCGAGGGCAGCCGGCACAATTTGCCCGCCAGGCCGCCGACGATCGCGATGCCGATGGTGGCGGCGAAGGCCTGGGCATCGATCGGCGGAAACCAGACGATGGGCGGGATCTCGATGCCCGATGTGTCTACCCACATCTTGGCGACCAGAGCCGCCGTCACCGAAACGAAGATGACGCGCAGATACTGCATGAAGGCGACGAGGCGCTGGTCGGCGCCGAAGGCACCAGCCATCAGCACCATGGCGGTGGCGGCGCCCGGCGAGGAGCCCCAGACGGCGGTGGTGCCGGGCAGGATGCGCCAGCGGCTGATCAGCCAGCCGAGCAGGCTGGAGGCCGCGACGGTCGCCACCACGGCGCCCAGGAACAGCGGCCATTCGCGATAGAAGACGGGAAAGATGTCGGCCGAGATCGAAGCGGCGACGAGGCAGCCGACGATCGCCTGGGCGGAGCCGAACAGAAGGCGCGGCACGCGCACCGTGGCGCCATTGGTGCCGGCGGCGATGGCCGCCAGCATCGGCCCGATCAGCAGCGCCGCCGGCAAAGCAGCGAGTTCGAGCGCGCCGGCAAAAAGGGCCGAGATGGTGAGCAGGACCAGCCACTGCCAAGGCCTGCCCATGCGCGCCATGCGCTCGATGGCGGGCTGGTCCAGAGGTGGCTCGGCCGAGGAATCCATTTTTCGGTCTTAGACGCGAAGCGGGGCGATGCGAAGCCGTTGCGCCAAAAAAGGAGCCTACGCGTTGGCGTCGAACTGTTGCTCGATCTGTCCGCCGCCCATGCGATCGAAGTCGTCGGGGACGGAAAACTGGCCAGCCATAAAACCGACCCGTCGCGCGTGAGCCGACGGCTGCTGGTTGATCGACACGACCTTGACCAATGGTTTGCCCGCCTTGGCTATGATGAATGGCTCACCTTTGGCGGCCTGGTCAACGAGACGTGAAAGATTGGCCTTCGCATCTTGGGTGTTCACGATCTGCATTGCAGGTTGCCCCGTTGGCATCGCACTGTCTGTTCTAGTCAGTCAGTCTTGACCTCGGCCAACCCAAAGCCGCCGACCGGGTGGGTCTCGACCTGGAACTCGAAGCCGGCGATGAAGGGCCGCGCCTTGGCGATGGCCGCCTGGACTTCGGGAAGCTGCAGCGAGGCCTTGTGCCTTTCGGCGTCGGTCCACACTTCGGTGACCCAGATCGCATCGGCATCCGCGGGGTCGCGGGCGATGATATAGCTCAGGCAACCCGGCAGGGCGCCGGTGCTGGCGCGCAGGAGGTCCACCACCGCGTCGCGCTGGCCGCGCGCTGCCCGCATCTTGCCGATCAGTCCGTACATTCCGTTGTCTCCCCTTCAAAGTCTCCGACAAGAGTATGCGGGCCGCCAGTATGCAGATAGCTGGTCACGGCATCAACTGGCCGCCATTCACCTCGATCACCTGGCCGGTGATGTAGCCGCTCAACAGGTCCGATGAGAGGAACAGATAGGCGCCGACGCAGTCTTCGGCGGTGCCGGCGCGCCCTTGCGGAATGGTGGCGACCATGCCTTTCATCTGTTCCTCGGTCGAATAGCGCTCGTGGAAGGGCGTGAGAATGGTGCCGGGCGCCACCGCGTTGACGCGGATGCCGAAGCCGATCAGTTCCTTGGCCATGCCGCGCGTCACGTTGGAGACGAAGGCCTTGGCCGAACCGTAGAGACCGGCGCCGCCGCCCGCCCCGTTGCGCGCGGCGATCGACGAGGTGTTGACGATGAAGCCACCCTGCTTCTTCAGCCACGGCATCGCCTTGCGCGAGGCGGTCAGCACCGAACGCGCGTTGAGGTCCATCACCGCATCGTAATGGGCCTCGGTCTGCTCGGCGTAGGGCACGCGGCCGAGCATGCCGCCGGCATTGTTGACCAGCCCGTCGAGACGGCCGAAATGTTGCGCGCTGTCCTCGACGACGCGTTCGACATCGGCGGCGACGGAGAAGTCACCCTGGACGAGGAACACCTCGCCGCCATTGTCGGCAATGGTCTTGCCAAGTTTCTCGGCGGCGTCGCGGCTTGAATTATAGTGCAGTGCCACTTTGGACTTCTGCGCGGCATAGGCCAGCGCCAGTGCGGCGCCGATGCCGGTCGAGGCACCGGTGACCAGCACCGTCTTGCCCGCGA harbors:
- a CDS encoding AbrB family transcriptional regulator, producing MDSSAEPPLDQPAIERMARMGRPWQWLVLLTISALFAGALELAALPAALLIGPMLAAIAAGTNGATVRVPRLLFGSAQAIVGCLVAASISADIFPVFYREWPLFLGAVVATVAASSLLGWLISRWRILPGTTAVWGSSPGAATAMVLMAGAFGADQRLVAFMQYLRVIFVSVTAALVAKMWVDTSGIEIPPIVWFPPIDAQAFAATIGIAIVGGLAGKLCRLPSPFFLGTFIFGTVIHLGLGVEMQLPPWLLAVSYAMVGWSIGLNFTRPILRHATRALPQIIASIVALIAFCGGLAFLISHLLGIDPLTAYLATSPGGMDSVAIIAAAARNVDISFVMALQSARFLVVLLVGPSVARLVARSIRE
- a CDS encoding LysR family transcriptional regulator; its protein translation is MDRLNGLLAFARTAELGSFIAAGRALGISASAVGKSVARLEQELGVRLLQRSTRRVGLTEEGRLFDERVRRILDDIDDAEAMLSRTRETPRGRLRISTPIVTYHLLLPVLSEFMARYPEIELDIDFNDRVVDVIEEGIDVAIRSGELPDSRLVSRPVAPFRMLLCAAPSYLDRHGTPSVPADLIRHFGINFRFLNSGRLLDWPFTTGSAEPQIRSMLTCNNMEALKGATLAGLGIACMPDFLVREALHDSKLRIVLDDHVDGRGQFRMLWPSNRHLSPKVRVFVDFLPERLAAPR
- a CDS encoding type II toxin-antitoxin system Phd/YefM family antitoxin; its protein translation is MQIVNTQDAKANLSRLVDQAAKGEPFIIAKAGKPLVKVVSINQQPSAHARRVGFMAGQFSVPDDFDRMGGGQIEQQFDANA
- a CDS encoding siderophore-interacting protein: MDQLSAQTRISDEAVRSAIEHLRTEHGEFEIETGAADRWELRLYYGSLSATLDGNAMLIRVAATDETCLSYMKMTVAGHVAQHLGTTSGLRWEGDGSDAGTPVFFRKITVMSSTRISPHMQRLRFAGKDLGRFAHGGLHMRLLLPPRGRRPVWPTLGADGLLVWPSGKDALTVRVYTIRTIDAASGWLDVDFVLHPGQDTPAAFAQNARVGDVIGMIGPGGGEAPEAQTLLLAGDDTALPAIGRILEHLPPSTRAEALIEVDGPDDRIALPQGENIDVTWLYRHGREAGTASLLPGALRERSHAALADGLHVWAGCEFADFREIRKIVRKEWGLARDRHLVTAYWRRGALGENGGGEE
- a CDS encoding putative quinol monooxygenase, with protein sequence MYGLIGKMRAARGQRDAVVDLLRASTGALPGCLSYIIARDPADADAIWVTEVWTDAERHKASLQLPEVQAAIAKARPFIAGFEFQVETHPVGGFGLAEVKTD
- a CDS encoding TonB-dependent siderophore receptor yields the protein MRARPTTWRLGISLLGSAAILGQPLAAHAQDSGEATVLGQIEVTAQSNEILVQDGYVAKKDRIGTKADTPIAEIPQAISVVTQKQIEDQKPRTLNEALGYTASANPNSFGFDTRYDAFFLRGFPAFYNGMFRDGLRQYNGPSAWFKTEPYGIEGVTILKGPAPSLYGVSGPGGIVNVVTKRPKDEPFHEIELLAGEHDRFQAALDASGPVNEDGSILYRFTSLGRLGETDLPAYPDDKLYLAPAITFKPDEDTKLTILGEYSKSVTGGTAAFYNPGYGVLSNIYEGDPAWNDFTQNQGRIGYEFEHRFNDVLTVRQNLRYNAVDSDIEYSGHYLPGANQPLERYWGHYTETMKNFVVDNMAQFEFDTGPVRHTAVAGIDYAWSDYDAASGLSYVSVDDIKAMPVPHSGGQEMNQLGVYLHDQMEWNDFTLFTSGRYDWVDTTSTSADFSQSKQKDNAFSGRLGLSYRTEWGIIPYVNYSTSFSPNIGFVYDDVSSTVGRVARPTIATQKEIGVKYEIPDHNATVSAALFDIDQKDGVVFDASTNVNKQRQLDLNSRGVELEANASLGNGFSFIASYTYQRVRIERGATDTDGKELSATPNHILSLWGHYQFENGTLEGLGLGTGVRVAGSSYGDDANTFKNSARAFVDASLSYDFGIRNPRLEGVRLQVNAKNLFDSQKTICSAGYCYRDEGRSLFASLRYRF
- a CDS encoding SDR family NAD(P)-dependent oxidoreductase, with the translated sequence MPGTTALTIPDLAGKTVLVTGASTGIGAALALAYAAQKSKVALHYNSSRDAAEKLGKTIADNGGEVFLVQGDFSVAADVERVVEDSAQHFGRLDGLVNNAGGMLGRVPYAEQTEAHYDAVMDLNARSVLTASRKAMPWLKKQGGFIVNTSSIAARNGAGGGAGLYGSAKAFVSNVTRGMAKELIGFGIRVNAVAPGTILTPFHERYSTEEQMKGMVATIPQGRAGTAEDCVGAYLFLSSDLLSGYITGQVIEVNGGQLMP